One Panthera leo isolate Ple1 chromosome B1, P.leo_Ple1_pat1.1, whole genome shotgun sequence DNA window includes the following coding sequences:
- the LOC122217040 gene encoding small ubiquitin-related modifier 1-like isoform X1, with protein MSDQEAKPSAEDLGDEKEGEYIKLQVIGQESSEIHFKVKMTTHLKRLKEAYCQTQGVPVNSVRFLFAGQGIAGNHTPKELGMKEDVIEVHQEQTGGHSMI; from the coding sequence ATGTCTGACCAGGAAGCAAAACCTTCAGCTGAGGACTTGGGggatgagaaggaaggagaatacATCAAACTCCAAGTCATTGGACAGGAGAGCAGTGAGATCCACTTCAAAGTGAAAATGACAACGCATCTCAAGAGGCTCAAAGAAGCATACTGTCAAACACAGGGAGTGCCAGTAAATTCAGTCAGATTTCTCTTTGCAGGTCAGGGAATTGCTGGGAATCACACTCCAAAAGAACTGGGAATGAAGGAAGATGTGATTGAAGTTCATCAGGAACAAACAGGGGGACATTCAATgatttag
- the LOC122217040 gene encoding small ubiquitin-related modifier 1-like isoform X2: MSDQEAKPSAEDLGDEKEGEYIKLQVIGQESSEIHFKVKMTTHLKRLKEAYCQTQGVPVNSEDVIEVHQEQTGGHSMI; this comes from the exons ATGTCTGACCAGGAAGCAAAACCTTCAGCTGAGGACTTGGGggatgagaaggaaggagaatacATCAAACTCCAAGTCATTGGACAGGAGAGCAGTGAGATCCACTTCAAAGTGAAAATGACAACGCATCTCAAGAGGCTCAAAGAAGCATACTGTCAAACACAGGGAGTGCCAGTAAATTCA GAAGATGTGATTGAAGTTCATCAGGAACAAACAGGGGGACATTCAATgatttag